Proteins encoded by one window of Ignavibacteriota bacterium:
- a CDS encoding LPS-assembly protein LptD, producing MKLLLLFIFIPGFANSQIDSIYQDKILIATDSLQKIIISDSTSVTPEDSLFSQKVRDKMDSLNYEVQMQLITDRVARSGLDTIVTYKASDSIVYNLKSQKMRLRGDAEIKYKTQQLNAEVIEMSFQNSEMTSFGSIDSNGKLIGYPKFNDKGEDYFGENIRFNFQSGQGVIAVGETQISDGFYFGTKIKRMSESEMFIEGGYYTTCDHPEPHFHFGSSKMKIIADDRVLLDPLVLYIEDLPVFIMPFGLFFPTQSGRKSGLIIPSFFFSQSRGVVFQNLGFYWAASDYWDTQIKTDLYTKGGYMLKNQTRWALRNQFNGNLELEYGKTRFNVDDEWTTNWRLKLNHNQDFTPNDKAVVNLDFTSSDFNRNTSSTMPNFIQQNIRSAASYTKNFENRTTLSVNFDRDQNIVTDGFNQNAAARFNLPTSRFFSQIKSLPRWVRDISFSYSSSGIYQSNKTPETTILPIDNDPLDLDTINKFRYDTRYRIEHRPSVSINPKFGYFTVSPFVNFSMNNYFRRVDRRWNDADSSIIEDESNGFYYEYNYGMGINVQTKLYGVTDDTKPLFWLLKPSSLGIKAARHVYNPNIAFVLNPDQSAPEHGFYGTYYDTRSNREVLYSRFELDGGGIASRAFSSSIRYSDIHSFEIKLPQKDTLPDVNVEILRLNLSTGYDFARDSLNLSDLNIGFRSPSLKILDFNGNANFKFYDEDVITTTDAQGNIREQYVTVNRMLAGSGKGLMRLTNLSLNFSTTFSSKGIDLGSRHQTIQDDTTQTEEEKVEFGKRFQARHDGATSISDLYGDSSPGYSSMNVPWNVNLGLVYSYSRPSMNPATKRESINLRFSGNLRLTETWSINTNGGYDFVSHTFNVPQINFIKDLHCWELVFNWTPVGGNSGFYLKLGIRASQLKDLRYELQDNPLMR from the coding sequence TTGAAGTTATTGCTCCTTTTCATATTTATACCCGGATTTGCAAATTCTCAAATTGATTCAATTTATCAGGATAAAATTCTTATTGCAACTGATTCACTTCAAAAAATAATTATATCAGATTCTACATCAGTTACTCCTGAGGACAGCCTTTTTTCTCAAAAAGTAAGAGATAAGATGGATTCCCTCAATTATGAAGTACAGATGCAATTAATCACAGATAGAGTAGCACGCTCCGGATTGGACACTATTGTTACTTATAAAGCAAGCGACTCGATAGTATATAATCTAAAATCCCAGAAAATGCGACTTCGGGGTGATGCAGAAATTAAGTATAAAACTCAGCAACTTAATGCTGAAGTAATTGAGATGTCTTTCCAGAATTCCGAGATGACTTCATTTGGCTCTATAGACAGCAACGGCAAATTAATCGGCTATCCAAAATTTAATGACAAAGGTGAGGATTATTTCGGGGAGAATATCAGGTTTAATTTTCAGTCCGGACAAGGTGTTATAGCTGTCGGCGAAACACAAATCAGCGACGGTTTCTATTTCGGCACAAAAATAAAGCGTATGAGCGAATCCGAGATGTTTATTGAGGGTGGTTACTACACAACTTGCGACCATCCTGAGCCACACTTTCACTTTGGTTCGAGTAAAATGAAAATTATAGCCGATGACCGTGTCCTGCTTGACCCTCTGGTACTGTATATTGAAGATTTGCCGGTATTCATAATGCCTTTTGGGCTCTTTTTCCCAACACAAAGCGGTCGCAAGTCAGGGCTGATTATACCGTCATTTTTTTTCTCTCAAAGTCGTGGTGTTGTGTTCCAGAATTTAGGTTTCTACTGGGCTGCTTCAGATTACTGGGATACTCAAATCAAAACTGATTTGTATACTAAAGGCGGATATATGCTCAAAAATCAGACCCGCTGGGCACTTAGAAATCAATTCAACGGCAATCTTGAGCTTGAATATGGCAAAACCCGTTTCAATGTTGATGATGAATGGACTACAAACTGGCGCCTTAAACTTAATCATAATCAGGATTTCACACCAAACGATAAGGCTGTTGTAAATCTTGATTTCACTTCAAGTGATTTCAATAGAAACACAAGCTCTACTATGCCCAATTTTATTCAACAAAATATACGCTCTGCCGCATCATACACTAAAAATTTTGAAAACAGAACGACCCTTTCAGTGAATTTTGACAGAGACCAAAATATTGTTACAGATGGATTTAACCAAAATGCTGCAGCAAGATTCAACTTACCTACAAGCAGGTTTTTCTCACAAATCAAATCACTTCCTCGCTGGGTTCGTGATATTTCTTTCAGCTATTCATCAAGTGGCATTTATCAAAGCAATAAAACACCTGAAACTACTATTCTGCCAATTGATAATGACCCTTTAGATCTTGATACAATTAATAAGTTCAGATATGACACAAGATATCGAATTGAACACAGACCGTCTGTAAGTATCAATCCTAAATTCGGATACTTTACAGTCAGTCCATTTGTAAATTTCAGTATGAATAATTATTTTCGAAGAGTTGACAGACGTTGGAATGATGCCGATTCAAGTATTATCGAAGATGAATCAAATGGCTTTTATTATGAATACAATTATGGTATGGGTATAAATGTACAAACGAAATTGTACGGTGTAACTGATGACACTAAGCCTCTATTTTGGCTTCTGAAACCTTCGTCATTGGGAATCAAAGCGGCAAGACATGTTTATAATCCAAATATTGCTTTTGTATTAAATCCTGACCAGTCAGCTCCTGAGCATGGATTCTACGGGACTTATTACGACACAAGAAGCAATCGCGAAGTCTTGTATTCACGATTTGAGTTAGATGGTGGTGGTATTGCATCAAGAGCTTTTTCAAGCTCAATCAGGTATTCAGACATTCACAGCTTTGAGATTAAGCTACCCCAAAAAGATACATTGCCTGATGTTAATGTGGAAATTCTAAGGTTAAACTTGTCCACAGGATATGATTTTGCACGCGACTCGCTCAATTTAAGTGATTTGAATATCGGATTTCGTTCACCTTCACTGAAGATTTTAGATTTTAACGGAAATGCTAATTTTAAATTTTATGATGAAGACGTCATTACTACAACTGATGCTCAGGGGAACATCCGCGAGCAGTACGTTACGGTCAACCGTATGCTTGCAGGAAGCGGAAAAGGTTTGATGAGATTAACAAACTTAAGTCTTAACTTTTCAACAACATTCTCTTCTAAAGGAATTGATTTAGGCAGTCGCCATCAAACAATTCAGGATGACACTACTCAAACTGAGGAAGAAAAAGTTGAATTTGGTAAAAGATTCCAAGCCAGACATGACGGAGCTACTTCAATAAGTGATTTGTATGGAGATTCATCTCCCGGATACTCTTCGATGAATGTACCATGGAATGTTAATCTCGGACTTGTTTACAGTTATTCACGCCCTTCTATGAATCCGGCAACTAAGCGTGAGTCAATTAATCTTAGG
- the paaB gene encoding 1,2-phenylacetyl-CoA epoxidase subunit B, producing MTTDTQWNLWEVFVQLKTGKPHEHVGSVHAADKEMAMQNAREVYARRDKPVSMWVVPADSISATLPQDSESFFDPADDKVYRHPLFYKIPKGVSVDIH from the coding sequence ATGACAACAGATACACAATGGAATCTTTGGGAGGTCTTTGTTCAACTTAAGACCGGAAAGCCACATGAACACGTAGGGAGTGTTCACGCAGCAGATAAGGAAATGGCTATGCAAAATGCAAGAGAAGTATATGCCCGACGCGACAAACCGGTAAGTATGTGGGTAGTACCTGCTGACAGTATATCAGCAACTCTTCCGCAGGACAGTGAATCCTTCTTCGACCCTGCTGACGATAAGGTTTATCGCCATCCGCTATTTTATAAAATTCCAAAAGGAGTGAGCGTTGACATACACTGA
- a CDS encoding SLBB domain-containing protein → MKLLKIIILLIIAASLNLMSQVPGLSGADTKELLQMEMDNQISDGMSLEAMPVGNAINPDFYLIGPGDMLSLQIFPIQTSPKNLIVSPDYTILLPRVGEISIKDMTLNEVKDTISQIYRAKMSGSKAFVILKEARKCIVNIKGNVLSPAIYTLPSSYQVSTAVSFANQLGKLSGVPIVAVEALLQVQEKQREADRLFSETGIPSKPVYWSRNVTLLRNDGSSLQIDLERAVFENDIKNDPYVKEGDQIIVPFDQQYFNQISITGAVTRPIVLPHKYGDKVSLLLKFGYGVTDDADLDNVFVFLPESKKRIKLQIDRKLNLLSEDFEVEPGSTIIVGQRLSYKKSDFGTVSVKGFVNSPGNYLIKLGETRLRDMVEMAGGFTQDAYLPLGRIIRRDYKQQSLSDPRQETYETMQYSDLKMDDTVRYYIDMKYKQPLVSTDFIEVFENNSEIHNVLLYDGDVIEVPNNPGKVRVFGQVKNPGFVEFQPGKTMAWYVERAGGYAEGSQSFRARIIRGRTQVWLEGAEDVFVYAGDQIYVPRVPDEPTTIKLQRYAVLASIVATVGVLINTIAFILLR, encoded by the coding sequence ATGAAATTATTGAAAATTATTATCTTGCTCATAATCGCAGCAAGCTTAAATCTTATGTCACAAGTACCCGGACTTTCCGGTGCTGATACCAAAGAACTTCTCCAAATGGAGATGGATAATCAGATTTCTGACGGTATGTCGCTTGAAGCAATGCCTGTTGGCAATGCAATCAATCCTGATTTTTATCTGATTGGACCCGGCGATATGCTGTCTTTGCAAATATTTCCGATACAAACTTCTCCTAAGAATTTAATAGTATCGCCTGATTATACAATCTTACTTCCAAGAGTGGGTGAAATTTCTATTAAAGATATGACTCTCAACGAGGTTAAAGATACAATTTCTCAAATTTATCGAGCAAAAATGTCCGGCTCAAAAGCTTTCGTGATTTTGAAAGAAGCCAGAAAATGCATTGTAAATATTAAAGGGAATGTTCTTTCACCTGCAATTTACACATTGCCTTCATCCTATCAGGTTTCGACTGCAGTATCATTTGCAAATCAGCTCGGGAAATTATCAGGTGTGCCTATAGTTGCTGTCGAAGCACTTCTTCAGGTTCAGGAGAAACAACGCGAAGCCGACAGATTATTTTCTGAAACCGGCATTCCATCGAAGCCCGTATATTGGAGCAGAAATGTAACACTACTCAGAAATGACGGTTCATCTTTACAAATAGACCTCGAAAGAGCAGTTTTTGAGAATGACATTAAAAATGACCCTTATGTAAAAGAAGGCGACCAGATTATTGTTCCATTCGATCAGCAATATTTTAATCAGATTTCAATTACAGGTGCTGTAACAAGACCTATAGTTCTTCCGCACAAGTATGGAGACAAGGTATCTCTACTACTGAAATTTGGGTATGGTGTTACTGATGATGCTGATTTGGATAATGTATTTGTATTTTTGCCTGAATCAAAAAAAAGAATAAAACTTCAAATTGACAGAAAATTAAATTTACTCAGTGAAGATTTTGAAGTAGAGCCAGGTTCGACAATCATAGTAGGGCAGAGACTCAGCTATAAAAAAAGCGATTTTGGAACTGTTTCAGTAAAAGGTTTTGTAAATTCACCAGGCAACTATCTTATTAAACTTGGTGAAACACGACTTCGTGATATGGTCGAAATGGCTGGCGGATTTACTCAAGATGCGTATTTGCCTTTGGGTAGAATTATCAGACGTGACTATAAACAACAGTCTCTTAGCGACCCACGTCAGGAAACCTACGAAACGATGCAATATTCAGACTTGAAAATGGACGATACTGTTAGATATTATATTGATATGAAATATAAACAGCCCCTTGTTTCTACTGACTTTATTGAAGTCTTTGAGAATAATTCCGAAATTCATAATGTATTACTTTATGATGGTGATGTAATCGAAGTGCCAAATAATCCGGGCAAGGTACGTGTATTTGGTCAGGTCAAAAATCCCGGATTTGTTGAATTTCAGCCCGGCAAAACAATGGCTTGGTATGTTGAGCGTGCAGGCGGATATGCCGAAGGCTCACAAAGTTTCAGAGCAAGAATTATTCGCGGTAGAACACAAGTATGGCTCGAAGGAGCTGAAGATGTTTTTGTTTATGCAGGTGACCAGATTTATGTGCCTCGAGTTCCGGACGAACCTACTACAATAAAACTTCAAAGATATGCCGTTTTAGCCAGTATAGTAGCTACTGTTGGAGTGTTGATTAATACAATTGCATTTATTTTGCTGAGATAG
- a CDS encoding enoyl-CoA hydratase/isomerase family protein yields MNFETLIYEKRINYALVTLSRPDKLNALNKQLFDDLDAVISDVANSNDIYALILTGSGEKAFAAGADIKELNACDATTGEQFSKYGSDVMARLEALDIPVIAAVNGFALGGGCELAMSCHIRFASDNAKFGQPEVNLGILPGYGGTQRLSRLTGKANSMELIISGNIINAEEAYRIGLVNKVFPQSELMAKTEEFVKLVLSKGPLAVKASVQAVNASETLSPAEGLAYESKLFGETCGTNDFKEGTSAFLEKRKADFKGN; encoded by the coding sequence ATGAACTTCGAAACTTTAATTTATGAAAAACGGATTAATTACGCTTTAGTAACATTAAGCAGACCTGATAAACTAAATGCTCTTAATAAACAACTCTTCGATGACCTCGATGCAGTTATTTCTGATGTGGCAAATTCAAACGATATTTATGCATTGATTTTAACAGGAAGTGGTGAAAAAGCTTTTGCCGCAGGTGCCGATATCAAAGAGCTGAATGCCTGCGATGCTACTACAGGTGAACAATTCTCAAAATATGGCTCTGATGTAATGGCTCGGCTCGAAGCACTTGATATTCCTGTTATTGCAGCGGTTAACGGTTTCGCACTTGGTGGTGGGTGCGAGCTTGCTATGTCATGTCATATCAGATTTGCTTCTGATAATGCAAAATTTGGTCAGCCTGAAGTTAATTTGGGCATTCTTCCCGGATACGGAGGTACTCAACGCCTTTCACGGCTAACAGGAAAGGCAAACAGCATGGAGCTCATTATTTCAGGCAATATCATCAATGCTGAGGAAGCTTATAGAATTGGTCTGGTTAATAAAGTTTTTCCGCAATCTGAACTTATGGCAAAAACTGAAGAATTTGTAAAACTTGTACTTTCAAAAGGACCCCTTGCTGTCAAAGCATCTGTTCAGGCTGTAAATGCCTCAGAAACACTTAGTCCTGCTGAAGGACTTGCTTATGAATCCAAACTTTTCGGAGAAACCTGCGGGACAAATGATTTCAAAGAAGGTACTTCTGCTTTCCTTGAAAAAAGAAAAGCCGATTTTAAAGGAAATTAA
- a CDS encoding N-6 DNA methylase: MFQKYYENIKAEFASQNENSEHTFRTYLQNFLIEFESEYSGRNLLIKHEPLKVGNYGRPDFKITTHYHLTIGLIETKKIGENLKGLLRSDQIYKYSQLSDNIILTDYLDFYLVRKGEVVREAFIFTEFDLPKKRFKVEKSNIEQLSELLDEFFSSEPDTITKVDDLAEKLAQKATYLREFSKINLSEYSFNSINKLYAMYEVFRDTLLPTLETDYFSDIYAQTITYGLFLGGLNCISAKDELNHYTAFSLMPNSFPLIKELFHNLDDFPKEIVWAIDEILAILKVTDYAAIKHEFAEYRHREQGFHDPFIYFYEDFLKKYDKTQRELRGVYYTPEAVVSYIVRSIEEVLKDTFGMPQGFSNDKVTVLDFACGTGTYLLNVFMQALQSSFRYGDKSLVNKILNERLINRFYGFELMLAPYVVAHLKITEFLKEEGYHLWDGNRLSIYLTNTLSNNEPKPFAFMPHLTMEGREANRIKNEDVLVVVGNPPYSVSSQNKTGFISEDKLNLYKTAVKSEKNIQPLSDDYIKFIRFAHWKMEKLDKGVVGIITNNSFLDGLIHRGMREELLKEFDEIYIVNLHGNSRIGEKSADGTKDENIFEIMQGVSISIFVKKDKKKNKKCKVFYKDLYGVKQSKYDYLWAHSIRNTDWTELNPEAGNYFFTIKDYTNFSSYSKFYNLSSIFNKKNMGIASGKDIEFVKFKSIQYGKKYLQDVKPYFYRPFDYRYILYDKKLLQRARFGLMQHILKGNIVLSAGRFLRKKDTNNFMVSEHLVCRHSINDMTYSFPLYIYQENGNTDENGNGYLFKEDDKKDNFTKEFRKYLKEKYSEKYTPEQILGYIYAILHSKIYREKYIEFLKIDFPRIPFVDSHVTFEKLSDIGWELIQHHLLNIKTNRGIAKLSGEGNNYSVEKVGRIAGKVYINKERYFDGISDEIWNFYIGGYQVLDKWLKERKKHEITLETEDIMHFINIVDVIDFTISTMAEIDSLVEDWI; this comes from the coding sequence ATGTTTCAAAAATATTACGAAAATATTAAAGCGGAATTCGCATCTCAGAATGAAAATTCAGAGCATACTTTCCGTACATATTTGCAGAATTTTCTGATTGAATTTGAAAGCGAATATTCAGGAAGAAATTTACTGATTAAGCACGAGCCGCTGAAAGTCGGCAATTATGGCAGACCGGATTTTAAGATAACCACACATTATCATCTGACAATCGGGTTAATTGAAACTAAAAAAATTGGTGAAAATTTAAAAGGTTTACTTAGATCTGACCAGATTTATAAATATTCGCAATTATCTGATAATATTATTCTAACTGATTATCTGGATTTTTATCTGGTCAGAAAGGGTGAAGTTGTCAGAGAAGCGTTTATATTCACCGAATTTGATTTACCCAAAAAGAGATTTAAAGTAGAAAAATCAAATATTGAGCAATTAAGTGAGCTTTTAGATGAATTCTTCTCATCTGAGCCGGATACTATCACAAAAGTTGATGATTTAGCAGAAAAACTTGCTCAAAAAGCTACATATCTGCGTGAGTTCAGCAAAATCAACTTATCTGAGTATTCGTTTAATTCAATAAATAAACTTTATGCAATGTATGAAGTTTTTCGGGATACTTTGCTACCAACACTCGAAACTGATTATTTTTCAGATATTTATGCCCAAACGATTACTTATGGATTATTCCTCGGCGGATTGAATTGCATCTCTGCTAAGGATGAACTGAACCACTATACTGCATTTTCGCTTATGCCAAATTCATTCCCACTGATAAAGGAATTATTCCATAATCTTGATGATTTTCCAAAAGAAATAGTATGGGCGATTGATGAAATACTGGCAATTCTAAAGGTAACAGATTATGCAGCAATTAAGCACGAATTTGCAGAATATCGCCATCGTGAGCAAGGTTTCCATGACCCGTTTATATATTTCTACGAAGATTTTCTTAAAAAATACGACAAAACTCAGCGTGAATTACGAGGTGTTTACTATACACCCGAAGCGGTTGTATCTTATATTGTTCGCTCAATTGAAGAAGTCCTGAAAGATACTTTCGGAATGCCACAAGGATTCTCAAATGATAAAGTTACAGTCCTTGATTTTGCTTGCGGAACGGGTACATATTTACTTAATGTATTCATGCAGGCATTACAAAGTTCGTTTAGATACGGAGATAAGTCGTTAGTCAATAAAATACTTAATGAGCGGTTAATCAATCGTTTTTATGGTTTTGAATTGATGTTAGCACCTTATGTTGTGGCACATCTCAAAATCACAGAATTTCTCAAAGAAGAAGGTTATCATCTTTGGGACGGAAACAGATTAAGCATCTACTTAACAAATACACTCAGCAACAACGAGCCCAAGCCATTTGCTTTTATGCCACATTTAACAATGGAAGGGCGTGAGGCGAACCGCATCAAGAATGAAGATGTACTTGTTGTTGTCGGAAATCCGCCGTATTCGGTTAGTAGCCAAAATAAAACAGGTTTCATTTCCGAAGATAAATTGAATTTATATAAAACTGCTGTCAAATCAGAAAAAAATATTCAGCCACTTTCAGATGACTACATTAAATTCATTAGGTTTGCACATTGGAAAATGGAAAAACTTGACAAAGGCGTTGTTGGCATCATTACCAATAATTCCTTCCTTGATGGACTTATCCATCGTGGAATGAGAGAAGAATTACTCAAAGAATTTGATGAGATTTATATAGTAAATTTGCATGGTAATTCAAGAATTGGAGAAAAATCTGCTGATGGCACTAAAGATGAAAACATTTTCGAGATAATGCAAGGTGTTTCAATCTCAATATTTGTCAAAAAAGATAAAAAGAAGAACAAAAAATGTAAAGTTTTTTATAAAGATTTATATGGTGTTAAACAATCGAAGTATGATTATTTGTGGGCACATTCTATAAGAAATACTGACTGGACGGAATTAAACCCTGAAGCTGGGAATTATTTCTTTACAATTAAAGACTATACAAATTTTTCCTCATATTCGAAATTTTATAATCTATCGTCAATATTCAATAAAAAGAATATGGGCATTGCTTCTGGCAAGGATATTGAATTTGTAAAATTTAAAAGCATTCAATATGGAAAAAAATATTTGCAAGATGTTAAACCATATTTTTATAGACCTTTCGATTACAGGTACATTTTATATGACAAAAAATTACTACAAAGAGCAAGATTTGGATTAATGCAGCATATATTAAAAGGCAATATTGTATTATCAGCTGGTCGTTTTTTAAGAAAAAAAGATACTAATAATTTCATGGTATCAGAACATTTAGTTTGCAGGCATAGTATTAATGACATGACCTACTCATTCCCCCTCTACATCTATCAGGAAAATGGAAATACTGACGAAAATGGTAATGGATATTTATTTAAAGAAGATGACAAAAAGGATAATTTTACTAAAGAATTTAGAAAATATTTGAAAGAAAAATATTCCGAAAAATACACCCCTGAGCAGATTCTCGGATATATCTATGCTATACTTCACAGCAAAATTTACCGTGAAAAATATATTGAATTTCTGAAAATTGATTTTCCAAGAATACCGTTTGTTGATAGTCATGTTACATTTGAAAAATTATCTGATATTGGTTGGGAATTAATTCAACATCATTTATTAAATATAAAGACAAATCGTGGAATCGCTAAGCTTTCAGGCGAGGGGAATAATTATTCGGTTGAAAAAGTTGGTAGAATTGCTGGTAAAGTATATATAAACAAAGAAAGATATTTCGATGGAATTTCTGATGAAATCTGGAACTTTTATATAGGCGGATATCAGGTGCTTGACAAATGGCTGAAAGAACGTAAAAAACACGAAATCACACTCGAAACTGAAGATATAATGCACTTTATCAACATTGTTGACGTTATAGATTTTACTATAAGCACTATGGCTGAAATTGATTCATTGGTCGAGGATTGGATATAA
- the paaC gene encoding phenylacetate-CoA oxygenase subunit PaaC, which translates to MTYTDDIKKALFKFALRHGDDRLVLGHRVSEWCGHGPILEEDLALANLSLDLLGQATLWLKFAGETEGIGRDEDDLAYLRNEREFTNLLLTEQANEDFAYTTARQFYFDVYDYHFYNELKNSKDETLAGIAAKSLKESAYHLRHSSEWMLRLGDGTDISHDKISAAVEDLWMYTGEMFFQDETDELLLSEGIGVDFNSLKSKWYKNVSDVLSEATLDTPSIDEFMQIGGRNGLHTENLGFILADMQYLRRAVPDAKW; encoded by the coding sequence TTGACATACACTGATGACATAAAAAAAGCTCTCTTCAAATTTGCTCTTCGACACGGCGATGACAGACTTGTTCTCGGTCACAGAGTTTCGGAATGGTGTGGTCATGGTCCGATATTAGAAGAAGATTTGGCTCTTGCAAACCTTAGTCTTGACCTGCTTGGGCAAGCAACTTTATGGCTTAAATTCGCCGGTGAAACCGAGGGCATAGGAAGGGATGAAGATGACCTGGCTTATCTGAGAAATGAGAGAGAATTTACAAATCTTTTACTTACGGAACAAGCCAACGAGGATTTCGCTTATACTACAGCTCGTCAGTTCTATTTTGATGTTTATGATTATCATTTTTATAATGAACTAAAAAACAGCAAAGATGAAACTCTTGCCGGAATAGCAGCTAAGTCACTCAAAGAGTCTGCTTATCACTTGCGTCATAGCTCTGAATGGATGCTTCGTCTTGGCGACGGTACTGATATAAGTCATGATAAAATTTCTGCAGCAGTCGAGGATTTGTGGATGTACACCGGCGAAATGTTTTTTCAGGATGAAACTGATGAATTGCTGTTAAGCGAAGGTATCGGGGTGGATTTTAATTCGCTCAAATCCAAGTGGTACAAGAATGTATCTGATGTTCTGTCAGAAGCTACTTTGGACACTCCATCAATTGATGAATTTATGCAGATTGGCGGCAGAAATGGACTACATACCGAAAATTTAGGTTTCATTCTTGCAGATATGCAGTATTTGAGAAGAGCTGTTCCGGACGCAAAATGGTAG
- the paaJ gene encoding phenylacetate-CoA oxygenase subunit PaaJ: MVADVLNKEDIFEIISQVSDPEIPALSVIEMGMIRDVIISGNDVEVIITPTYSGCPAMHQITEDVRKVLFEEGIDAKITTRLSPPWTTDWMSEETLEKLRLSGIAPPKSKSKDIDPDNLFSIIKVPSQVECPFCLSQNTKILSEYGSTACKSFHYCNDCLQAFDHFKCH, translated from the coding sequence ATGGTAGCAGATGTCCTGAATAAAGAAGATATTTTTGAGATAATATCGCAGGTGTCTGACCCCGAGATACCTGCTTTATCAGTTATCGAAATGGGTATGATACGTGATGTTATTATAAGCGGTAATGATGTCGAGGTAATCATCACACCAACTTATTCAGGCTGCCCTGCGATGCACCAGATTACAGAGGATGTTCGCAAAGTTCTATTTGAAGAAGGTATTGATGCAAAAATTACAACTCGACTTTCTCCCCCATGGACAACAGACTGGATGAGCGAAGAAACTCTCGAAAAACTTAGACTGTCAGGTATAGCTCCACCAAAAAGCAAAAGCAAGGATATTGACCCTGATAATCTGTTTAGTATCATAAAAGTACCATCTCAGGTAGAATGTCCTTTTTGCCTCTCACAGAATACAAAAATATTGAGCGAGTATGGTTCCACTGCCTGCAAATCGTTCCATTATTGTAATGATTGTCTGCAGGCATTTGACCATTTCAAGTGTCACTGA
- the paaA gene encoding 1,2-phenylacetyl-CoA epoxidase subunit A, translating into MTEEQRLEEFQARIDAGEKIEPRDWMPDAYRKNLIRMISQHGHSEIVGMLPEGNWITRAPSLRRKLILLAKVQDEAGHGLYLYSAAETLGASREELIDNLHTGKAKYSSIFNYPTLSWADIGAIGWLVDGAAMVNQVSLIKTSYGPYSRAMVRICKEEAFHNRQGYEIIAELCNGTQEQKQMAQDALNRWWWPSIMMFGPEDKDSTHSEQSLKWKIKSESNESLRQKFINMTVPQAEARGLKIPDPDLVFHPETKTYSYGSVNWDEFFNVIKGNGPMNRQRLRARKKAHDEGLWVREAAVAYAAKKARKNVA; encoded by the coding sequence ATGACAGAAGAGCAAAGACTTGAAGAATTTCAGGCAAGAATAGATGCAGGTGAGAAGATAGAACCAAGGGACTGGATGCCTGATGCATACAGAAAAAATCTGATTAGAATGATCTCGCAACATGGGCATTCTGAAATAGTCGGCATGCTTCCTGAAGGGAACTGGATTACAAGGGCTCCAAGCTTGAGACGTAAGTTGATATTGCTGGCAAAAGTTCAGGATGAAGCCGGACACGGGCTTTATCTCTATAGTGCAGCCGAAACATTGGGAGCTTCCCGCGAAGAATTAATTGACAATCTTCACACGGGTAAAGCAAAATATTCAAGCATTTTTAATTACCCTACTTTATCATGGGCTGATATCGGAGCAATTGGCTGGCTTGTTGACGGTGCTGCAATGGTAAATCAGGTTAGTTTAATCAAAACATCTTACGGTCCATATTCAAGGGCAATGGTTAGAATTTGCAAGGAAGAAGCATTTCACAACAGACAAGGTTATGAAATTATTGCGGAGTTATGCAACGGCACTCAAGAGCAGAAACAAATGGCTCAGGATGCTCTGAACCGTTGGTGGTGGCCATCAATAATGATGTTTGGACCTGAAGATAAGGACTCTACACATTCAGAACAATCACTTAAATGGAAAATTAAGTCAGAAAGCAATGAATCATTAAGGCAAAAATTTATCAATATGACTGTTCCGCAAGCAGAAGCAAGAGGCCTGAAAATCCCTGACCCTGATTTGGTTTTTCATCCTGAAACAAAAACATATTCTTATGGAAGTGTAAATTGGGATGAATTTTTTAATGTCATAAAAGGTAACGGTCCGATGAACAGACAAAGACTCAGAGCCCGCAAAAAAGCCCACGATGAAGGGCTATGGGTTCGTGAAGCTGCAGTAGCTTATGCCGCCAAGAAAGCCAGAAAGAATGTTGCTTAA